ACACTGTGGGGATGACATTGCCGGGCTGGTGCCGCGCAGGGTCAAAGTGGCCGCAGAGAAGTTCGGCCTGACGTTCCCCCCGAGCGAGATCATCAGCAGCGAGAAGCAGCAGCCCTTCCAGAACCTTCTGAGGGAGTATTTCACCTCCCTCACCAAACACCTGAAGAAGGACCACAGAGAGCTGCAGAACATCGAGAGGCAGAACAGGTGAGTTCATCCTGaccacacacagaggtcaggaTCATCGTCACTGTTCAAAACAACCTCTTAAAGgggttttttgtgttgttgtgaagtCGTGACTGTAGGTACTGACACTTAACTCAGCTGTGATGACTTAAACTTACATAAATTCCGCTGGTtttgattaatcaatcaatgaaatctttatttataaagcacttttcataccaacaaaacacagctgtcGATATGTAAGGACCTGTACTTCATAACATTTCTCGTCTCCAGGCGTATCCTTCACTCTAAAGGAGAGCTGAGTGAGGATCGACACAAACAGTATGAAGAGTTTGCCACTTCTTATCAGAAGCTGTTGGCAAACACTCAGTCTCTGGCTGATCTGCTGGATGAAAACATGCCGGAGCTGCCTCAGGACAAGACTGTGCAGGAGGGTgtgtctcctcttctttttattatatgACTTAAATGAAAACGCTCTTTTaatggagatttttttttccctctgctctcacAGAACACGGCCCCGGCATCGACATCTTCACTCCCGGTAAACCCGGCGAGTACGACCTGGAAGGAGGGATCTGGGAGGACGAGGACGCTCGCAACTTCTACGAAAACATGGTGGACTTGAAGGCCTTCGTCCCGGCCATCCTCTTCAAGGACAACGAGAAGAGCGGCCAGGGCAAAGAGAAGGATGACGCCAAAGGTAAGACCGCAAACCGGTCCACACACGGATGGAGAAGTGCTGAAGGTTGACTGTGACTGAGCTGCTGTCTCTGTCTGGTCCAGACGGTAAAGAAGGGAAGGAAACGAGCAGCACCGcggaggagctggagctggagctggaagCTCTGGACATCACAGACGAGCCTCTGGAGCTGGAGGGAGCGGACGAGGTGGAGAACGAAGAGCTGGCCAAGAAACTGCTGGACGAGCAAGGTACGCGACGTAATCCCTGAAAATGAACGCCCGCCTAAAGAGTTGGCGTTCAAGTGCGTACCTTACGTCACGTTTGTGTGTTAGcagaacaagaggaggaggagacaaacaCGACATCCCACCTGAAGCTCATCGTGGACGCGTTCATCCAGCAGCTCCCCAACTGTGTCAACAGAGACCTTATCGACAAGGTgaggacaaaaaacacatgacctttcacctgatGTCTGTGTATTTTGCGATGTCTCTGAGTTCCCGTGCGTCCTCCCACAGGCAGCCATGGACTTCtgcatgaacatgaacaccAAGTCCAACAGGAGGAAGCTGGTGCGAGCACTTTTCACCGTGCCCCGGCAGAGGTAAAGCTCCGCTGCTGTAAACAGGGACAGAAAAGCGCTTTAGAGTTGATTACACTGagaaatagtttttcttttcttgcactCAGCGACATGTTGTTgcattaaaagttaaaatattcCGACTTGTGTGACTTCACGACTCCAATCCTTACTTTTTTTATGGCCATGaatcaaatcatttttacatttgaccAGCAACATACTGATTCCGGCTGATATTTGCTGTCGTAGGTGCAGCTCAGCTCCAGCCGCACCTGTTTTACgatcatgtctgtgtgtgaaaggcCTCTTAgtcattgttacagcagcattaaTCAATATTTGAATTGATGAAATGGTTGTGATGAGGTGAAAGGTCTGTCTTTATGTCCCCGGTGTTGTTAAATCTCCAGTGAACCACCTATGGAGGACAAAATAGTCCAGAAAGTTGTTTTGCtccctttcttgtttttttctggttcaaAACATGACCCCCAaacaccagcaggtggcgctgtcaGTGTTGTTGATGGTGTGACTCTTCATCTTCCCTTTCCTATCAGGTTGGATCTCCTTCCCTTCTACTCTCGCCTGGTGGCGACTCTTCATCCGTGCATGTCGGATGTGGCTGAGGACCTTTGCTCCATGCTGAAGGGAGACTTCAGGTTTCATGTACGCCCCCTGCTGTCGGGTTTGatgaattattataataataataataataataataatattaatagtaataaacTGACACCAAAAATCCCAACATTTGAACATTATGTGGTCAGAATTCTCCTCACAGCTGGAAATTAAGCTAAAAACGGACGTCCTTGGTTTTACTCAGTCGCGGTTTATTGTTGAATATTCTCGTGATCCCTGGTTTAGTGTTGATTTTTACGTCCTCTATATTTTGGGGACTGAATATGTAGAAGAACTCACGTCCTGGTTATGAATAAAAGACGAGAGTTTCAtgaaaagactttaaaaaagtggtaaaacacacaaaacaaaatgtgtgaaatgtatcGGCTTGTATCCCGCCTttaaagaaagagacaaagtaaAGGAGAAAACTAAGAAATAAGTCAATATGTACGAAAATAATCAGagaatcaggtttttttttacatttaatctagaaaaaaaaatagtagaaATCAAAAGTAATAACATAATGAAGATGGTCTCTTGACTGTGTGAGTTTGAGAGTTCCATATCTGAATCctccgtgtttgtgttttttttttagatccgTAAGAAAGATCAGATCAACATCGAGACCAAAAACAAAACGGTCCGATTCATCGGGGAACTGGCCAAGTTCAAGATGTTCTCCAAAACAGACACGCTTCACTGTCtgaaggtgagagagagagagagacagtcagcTGATCTGAGGCGGCGTGAGTTTACGAGCTGATcataactctgtgtgtgtgaacagatgcTGCTCTCTGACTTCACTCACCACCACATAGAGATGGCCTGCACTCTGCTGGAAACCTGCGGCCGCTTCCTCTTCAGATCCCCCGACTCTCACCTGAGAACCAGCGTCCTGCTGGTCAGTGAACgcctcacacacgcacacacaaacaaaagtcacCATGTTGCATAAAAAGATAactgtgcttttttaaaaacaattgtcATAAATAGTCATACTTATGAAGTAAAAAGTTATTTTGCGTTTCAGGAGCAAATGATGCGCAAAAAGCAGGCGCAGCATCTGGACGCCCGCTACGTGACCATGGTGGAGAACGCCTACTACTACTGCAACCCTCCGCCCATGGAGAAGACGGTGAGGAAGAGGCGGCCGCCGCTGCAGGAATACATCCGCAAGCTCCTCTACAAGGACCTGTCCAAGGTCACCACGGAGAAGGTGCTGAGGCAAATGAGGAAGCTGCCATGGCAGGACCCCGAGGTCAAGGGCTACCTCATCTGCTGCATGGTCAACATCTGGAATGTCAAGTACAACAGCATCCACTGCGTGGCCAACCTGCTGGCCGGCCTGGTGGCCTACCAGGAGGACGTGGGCATCCACGTGGTGGACGGGGTCCTGGAGGACATCCGGCTGGGCATGGAGGTGAGGATTATAGTTCAGCTTTGTTGATGAGAGACTGACACATGGAGATACAAGCGAAAAACAGGTTCCAGCAGCTCAGCACAAAGACTAACCTGTTAGTTTAACTGTGCGATGTCTTtaagaacgtgttcacgtctttatctcactgtgagacacacttttacagactgattttctctatggggtttggtgtgggcgagtgagtggtttacaaacttcagtgtcCTGTTGGAAACACGTTCTTAACattatcatagacttaaactgacagaTTTTTTCAGTCAAATGTCGGCACCTCgtacaaacacacttcataAAACCTGAACTTTGCCTTTAatccaaaaaaaccaaaaaaactacattttacaGTCAGGAATAATTCCCTCATCGCTGAACGTCACTGTTTCCTCCGTCCTCAGGTAAATCAGCCCAAGTTCAACCAACGGCGCATCAGCAGCGCCAAGTTCCTGGGCGAGCTCTACAACTACCGCATGGTGGAGTCGGCCGTCATCTTCCGCAccctcttctccttcatctcGTTCGGCGTGAACCAGGACGGCAGCCCGAGTCCCCTGGACCCGCCGGAGCACCTGTTCCGCCTCCGCCTGGTCTGCACGCTGCTCGACACCTGTGGGCAGTACTTTGACCGCGGCTCCAGCAAGAGGAAGCTTGACTGTTTCCTCATTTACTTCCAGGTCTGtcccgctcacacacacacacacacacacacaccatcatcacTGCATCCAGCTGTGTTCACCGTCTGTTCATCCggtgattattttcttgtttggtgcataaaatgacagggaatgaaagaaaatgaggaTATTACTGAAAGATAATAATAAggggaaaaagaagcagaaacagcatGTTAATGTGCGCCTGCAGGGGGGCGACGTTGCATGGCTGTTGTGTTTTGATGAACTGgttgttgttgatattgattttttttcagtgggAAAACTGTGTCAGATTTAAggataaataatattttaaataacgtCTTAATCCAGAAAGGAAAAATCAGTTGATAAATTAAGTAAACAAATACTTTTTATATTGTGATGCTTCTTGTTACCCAGACAGagatttatgcatttatttattttgctgctAACTTTATATGTTCTCCTTACTCTCTTTTATGCCTCTTTGGTCTCTAACTCTGTAATTGATTTCACAATCAAGTAGTTTGTCTTACTTACACAAATAATcaattgtttgtcttgtctcaGGTCCTCGTGTGTGATATTCAGTTAATTATTgtgtaaaaaagagaaaaatgatagaaaataatcaaattgtTGCACTCCTGAAACTAGCAAGagcattttctttccttaatgATGAATCAAGCAGTATTTTAAGTATCATAAGAGCTgccaaatagttttttttatggctCTGTGAGttgatttattgatgtatttGTGCAGCAGTGATGGCCTCGTTGCTGTCGTTTGGCTcacggatgtgtgtgtgtgtgtgtgtgtgtgtgtgctgtgtgtgtgcatgtgtgtgtgtgtgcacgtgtgtacGCAGCGTTACATCTGGTGGAAGAAGAGCGTGGACGTGTGGACCAAAGATCACCCGTTCCCCATCGACATCGACTACATGATCAGCGACACTCTGGAGCTGCTGCGGCCCAAAATGAGGCTGTGCTGCTCCCTGGACGAGGCCACGAGGCAGGTCACCGACCTGGAGAGGGAGCTGCTCGTCAAGCTGGGTAAgaaccacacgcacacacacgcacacactcctcctcttccagtgtgtgtgtgtgtgtgcacggagGGGGGGCAATTGTTGGAAAATGTGCGCTGAAGTCCCCTCTTGGTTGGCAAAACACACTAAACTGCCCCCATGCAAAAATGCGTGCTAAAGTGCCCTCTTGGGAGGCAAAAATGTGTGCTAAAGTGTCCTCTTGGTTGGGTGgcaaaaaggtgtgtttaacTGCCCTCCTCATTGGCCAAACACACTAAACTGCCCTCTTGGGTGATAAAAACCCACACTAAACTCCAGAAGATGATTAAGACAAAGAAATACTATAAACCTCTATCTCACAGAACCAGGATTATCTGGTGCTAATATGGTGTTAAAATGCACTAGAATCCACTTAATTGCAAATGTTCTGGGAGAGGAGCACCAGACCCCCCAgggttttatttcctttgtatATGAATACTTGCATCTTCACAGTTCTCGTGGATGCTGATCCTAACTACAAACTAACTTGAGTAGTCTGCCTCGTGAGTCAGTTTTAAGGCTATATGATGTGCCATTTGTATAACATATAAACATCGTCGAAAGTGCCCTCAAGAACATGCAGAGCTTAGTGCCGAGTCTTCGGTCTTCAGTGACAGTCTTCGCCCCCGCCCTTCAAAaagtctgtgcacgccactgcgTGTGTGACACATAATAACCTCCCCGTTTGGAGGAAgtgagtgagcagcagcagcagcagcagcagcctgtctCTCCAGTCCACCTGCTCCGAGTCCGTCGTCCCGGCTGAGTGACATTCCTGACGGTGTAGGTGGACGACTGCGCTGCATCACTCGTCTCTGTTTTATCTGTCTGAcaggtttttgtctctttctaaacacacacacacacacacacatcatcacagaGGGCGtggattatttctttgtgtgtaaTTTTAGATTCAgatcagaaatgttgttttttgttctttggaaGATCTGCCattgaatgaaaatgtatgagataaagtcaaaataagattaaaaGTCACAacatcagagataaaaaaaaaaagttgaaaggATGAGATAGAATTTCAAAACGTGAGATAAAATCCAAAACTTGAGCTTGAAAAGTCAAAGAAGCTAAAACGTCAAAAGTCTTAagatatgagataaaaaaaagtcacacttgAGGTAAAAAGTCGAGAATTTGTAATTAAAGAGCACAACATTTGATCTTATATGTCAAAATATGATCTAAAATGCCACGATTATAAGGTAAAATAATTTACATACGACATTACAAAGTCAAAATATGTAATAACaaaggattaaaacattgaaataggAGCAAAAAGTTATACTTATGAAGTGAAACAGTCTAAAGAAGAAGTCCAAGAGATGAGCTAAGAAGTCACagttatgagataaaaaatgtcaaactataaTATAATTAGTTCTGCagtttttgtccttgtgttgCGACATAAACGCTGTTATTTGATAtctgtagagctgaaacaattgatcgattactaaattattaatgaattattaaccgattactaaattaatcaacaactattttgatcatcgatatATAATCGTTTGAagcttattttcataattaaaacaagatttccgattgtttaagcttcttaaatgtgagtattttcttcatttctttgctcaaagaaaccattaaaagtgaatcatttttggtttgtggacaaaacaagtcatttgagaacatcatcatttccaagtttgacaaacaccaatcaacattttttaaggttttctgatatttcatggaccaaacaatgaaattgattaatcaaggaaataatctacagataaatcgattatgaaaataatcgttagttgcagctctagatcTCTAATCATCATCGTCACAAATCAGTCATCGTGTTTCGCGTCCTGACATCACATGTCAAATCaaatatctaacgtttgtcagatacGTGGTAACGTTAGATATTTACGTTTACAGtgattttgtcggatgtcgacggggaaaaGTCGGGGAACGAGTTCCAAGTCTGTGACGACTTCtggtccaaaactcagtagccgaTCAGTAGGCAGCTTCCTGAGGCCCCGCCCTCAAGCAACAAAACCACGGCACCAAGAACAAGAGTAttttcaaatgataaaatagttttaaatgattaaatcgatatttatttgcttcttaaaaagtgttgtttgataaatattggattttaagattttaacatTGGATATAAAAATGGAAGAAGTGGACAAAAACGCAAAGATAGAGTATGagatatgacaaaaaaaactctgttgtgtatgtacatgtaatAATATCATAAACGGGTaataatatcacaaacttgaatATTTACAGgtaataatatcacaaattcGAGTATTTACAGGTaataatatcacaaacttgactGTTTACAGGTaataatatcacaaacttgagtatttACAGGTaataatatcacaaacttgaatATTTACAGGTaataatatcacaaacttgaatATTTACAGGTAATATCGAGTATTTACAGGTaataatatcacaaacttgactGTTTACAGGTaataatatcacaaacttgagtatttTCAGGTaataatatcacaaacttgaatATTTACAGGTaataatatcacaaacttgaatATTTACAGGtaataatatcacaaactcgagtatttACAGGTaataatatcacaaacttgactGTTTACAGGTaataatatcacaaacttgaatATTTACAGGTAATAATATCACAAACCTGAGTATTTACAGGtaataatatcaca
The nucleotide sequence above comes from Solea senegalensis isolate Sse05_10M linkage group LG3, IFAPA_SoseM_1, whole genome shotgun sequence. Encoded proteins:
- the upf2 gene encoding regulator of nonsense transcripts 2 isoform X3; translated protein: MPAERKRSVNMDEKEVGSFSNKEKDKDRDGERRVASARDKSKDEAKMSKKDGSSSKEEKRKRLEEEKKKKEEKERRKKEEEKQKAEEEQKKKEEEEKRLQEEQERKLQEDEAKRQREEEAALLKEKEEGHQLHQEAWERHHGRKELRSKNQNAHEARPEEAFFSRLDSSLKKNTAFVKKLRTLTEQQRDSLSNDFSSLNLSKYIGEAVSSVVEAKLKISDVGCAVHLCSLFHQRYAEFAPLLLQAWKKHFEARKEEKAPNVSKLRTDLRFIAELTIVGLFTDKEGLSLIYEQLKNIINTDRETHTHVSVVISFCKHCGDDIAGLVPRRVKVAAEKFGLTFPPSEIISSEKQQPFQNLLREYFTSLTKHLKKDHRELQNIERQNRRILHSKGELSEDRHKQYEEFATSYQKLLANTQSLADLLDENMPELPQDKTVQEEHGPGIDIFTPGKPGEYDLEGGIWEDEDARNFYENMVDLKAFVPAILFKDNEKSGQGKEKDDAKDGKEGKETSSTAEELELELEALDITDEPLELEGADEVENEELAKKLLDEQAEQEEEETNTTSHLKLIVDAFIQQLPNCVNRDLIDKAAMDFCMNMNTKSNRRKLVRALFTVPRQRLDLLPFYSRLVATLHPCMSDVAEDLCSMLKGDFRFHIRKKDQINIETKNKTVRFIGELAKFKMFSKTDTLHCLKMLLSDFTHHHIEMACTLLETCGRFLFRSPDSHLRTSVLLEQMMRKKQAQHLDARYVTMVENAYYYCNPPPMEKTVRKRRPPLQEYIRKLLYKDLSKVTTEKVLRQMRKLPWQDPEVKGYLICCMVNIWNVKYNSIHCVANLLAGLVAYQEDVGIHVVDGVLEDIRLGMEVNQPKFNQRRISSAKFLGELYNYRMVESAVIFRTLFSFISFGVNQDGSPSPLDPPEHLFRLRLVCTLLDTCGQYFDRGSSKRKLDCFLIYFQRYIWWKKSVDVWTKDHPFPIDIDYMISDTLELLRPKMRLCCSLDEATRQVTDLERELLVKLGMAMERDGRSSAMSEGEAMDEEEDDDDEEGGAETEEQSGNESEMNEQEEDEGSENEEEEREEEEEENTDYLTDSNKENETDDENNEVTIRGGGLKHVACAEDEDFIQALDKMMLENLQQRSGEPVKVHQLDVAIPLQLKSQLKRGGGGGGGGGGGQSCLGDAESDISETMQFVMLTRKGNKQQYKILNVPLSSHLAANHFNQQQAEQEERMRMKKLTLDINERQEQEDYQEMMQSLAQRPAPANTNRERRPRYQHPKGAPNADLIFKTGGRR
- the upf2 gene encoding regulator of nonsense transcripts 2 isoform X6; amino-acid sequence: MPAERKRSVNMDEKEVGSFSNKEKDKDRDGERRVASARDKSKDEAKMSKKDGSSSKEEKRKRLEEEKKKKEEKERRKKEEEKQKAEEEQKKKEEEEKRLQEEQERKLQEDEAKRQREEEAALLKEKEEGHQLHQEAWERHHGRKELRSKNQNAHEARPEEAFFSRLDSSLKKNTAFVKKLRTLTEQQRDSLSNDFSSLNLSKYIGEAVSSVVEAKLKISDVGCAVHLCSLFHQRYAEFAPLLLQAWKKHFEARKEEKAPNVSKLRTDLRFIAELTIVGLFTDKEGLSLIYEQLKNIINTDRETHTHVSVVISFCKHCGDDIAGLVPRRVKVAAEKFGLTFPPSEIISSEKQQPFQNLLREYFTSLTKHLKKDHRELQNIERQNRRILHSKGELSEDRHKQYEEFATSYQKLLANTQSLADLLDENMPELPQDKTVQEEHGPGIDIFTPGKPGEYDLEGGIWEDEDARNFYENMVDLKAFVPAILFKDNEKSGQGKEKDDAKDGKEGKETSSTAEELELELEALDITDEPLELEGADEVENEELAKKLLDEQAEQEEEETNTTSHLKLIVDAFIQQLPNCVNRDLIDKAAMDFCMNMNTKSNRRKLVRALFTVPRQRLDLLPFYSRLVATLHPCMSDVAEDLCSMLKGDFRFHIRKKDQINIETKNKTVRFIGELAKFKMFSKTDTLHCLKMLLSDFTHHHIEMACTLLETCGRFLFRSPDSHLRTSVLLEQMMRKKQAQHLDARYVTMVENAYYYCNPPPMEKTVRKRRPPLQEYIRKLLYKDLSKVTTEKVLRQMRKLPWQDPEVKGYLICCMVNIWNVKYNSIHCVANLLAGLVAYQEDVGIHVVDGVLEDIRLGMEVNQPKFNQRRISSAKFLGELYNYRMVESAVIFRTLFSFISFGVNQDGSPSPLDPPEHLFRLRLVCTLLDTCGQYFDRGSSKRKLDCFLIYFQRYIWWKKSVDVWTKDHPFPIDIDYMISDTLELLRPKMRLCCSLDEATRQVTDLERELLVKLGMAMERDGRSSAMSEGEAMDEEEDDDDEEGGAETEEQSGNESEMNEQEEDEGSENEEEEREEEEEENTDYLTDSNKENETDDENNEVTIRGGGLKHVACAEDEDFIQALDKMMLENLQQRSGEPVKVHQLDVAIPLQLKSQLKRGGGGGGGGGGGQSCLGDAESDISETMQFVMLTRKGNKQQYKILNVPLSSHLAANHFNQQQAEQEERMRMKKLTLDINERQEQEDYQEMMQSLAQRPAPANTNRERRPRYQHPKGAPNADLIFKTGGR
- the upf2 gene encoding regulator of nonsense transcripts 2 isoform X4, whose protein sequence is MPAERKRSVNMDEKEVGSFSNKEKDKDRDGERRVASARDKSKDEAKMSKKDGSSSKEEKRKRLEEEKKKKEEKERRKKEEEKQKAEEEQKKKEEEEKRLQEEQERKLQEDEAKRQREEEAALLKEKEEGHQLHQEAWERHHGRKELRSKNQNAHEARPEEAFFSRLDSSLKKNTAFVKKLRTLTEQQRDSLSNDFSSLNLSKYIGEAVSSVVEAKLKISDVGCAVHLCSLFHQRYAEFAPLLLQAWKKHFEARKEEKAPNVSKLRTDLRFIAELTIVGLFTDKEGLSLIYEQLKNIINTDRETHTHVSVVISFCKHCGDDIAGLVPRRVKVAAEKFGLTFPPSEIISSEKQQPFQNLLREYFTSLTKHLKKDHRELQNIERQNRRILHSKGELSEDRHKQYEEFATSYQKLLANTQSLADLLDENMPELPQDKTVQEEHGPGIDIFTPGKPGEYDLEGGIWEDEDARNFYENMVDLKAFVPAILFKDNEKSGQGKEKDDAKDGKEGKETSSTAEELELELEALDITDEPLELEGADEVENEELAKKLLDEQAEQEEEETNTTSHLKLIVDAFIQQLPNCVNRDLIDKAAMDFCMNMNTKSNRRKLVRALFTVPRQRLDLLPFYSRLVATLHPCMSDVAEDLCSMLKGDFRFHIRKKDQINIETKNKTVRFIGELAKFKMFSKTDTLHCLKMLLSDFTHHHIEMACTLLETCGRFLFRSPDSHLRTSVLLEQMMRKKQAQHLDARYVTMVENAYYYCNPPPMEKTVRKRRPPLQEYIRKLLYKDLSKVTTEKVLRQMRKLPWQDPEVKGYLICCMVNIWNVKYNSIHCVANLLAGLVAYQEDVGIHVVDGVLEDIRLGMEVNQPKFNQRRISSAKFLGELYNYRMVESAVIFRTLFSFISFGVNQDGSPSPLDPPEHLFRLRLVCTLLDTCGQYFDRGSSKRKLDCFLIYFQRYIWWKKSVDVWTKDHPFPIDIDYMISDTLELLRPKMRLCCSLDEATRQVTDLERELLVKLGMAMERDGRSSAMSEGEAMDEEEDDDDEEGGAETEEQSGNESEMNEQEEDEGSENEEEEREEEEEENTDYLTDSNKENETDDENNEVTIRGGGLKHVACAEDEDFIQALDKMMLENLQRSGEPVKVHQLDVAIPLQLKSQLKRGGGGGGGGGGGQSCLGDAESDISETMQFVMLTRKGNKQQYKILNVPLSSHLAANHFNQQQAEQEERMRMKKLTLDINERQEQEDYQEMMQSLAQRPAPANTNRERRPRYQHPKGAPNADLIFKTGGRRR
- the upf2 gene encoding regulator of nonsense transcripts 2 isoform X1, which codes for MPAERKRSVNMDEKEVGSFSNKEKDKDRDGERRVASARDKSKDEAKMSKKDGSSSKEEKRKRLEEEKKKKEEKERRKKEEEKQKAEEEQKKKEEEEKRLQEEQERKLQEDEAKRQREEEAALLKEKEEGHQLHQEAWERHHGRKELRSKNQNAHEARPEEAFFSRLDSSLKKNTAFVKKLRTLTEQQRDSLSNDFSSLNLSKYIGEAVSSVVEAKLKISDVGCAVHLCSLFHQRYAEFAPLLLQAWKKHFEARKEEKAPNVSKLRTDLRFIAELTIVGLFTDKEGLSLIYEQLKNIINTDRETHTHVSVVISFCKHCGDDIAGLVPRRVKVAAEKFGLTFPPSEIISSEKQQPFQNLLREYFTSLTKHLKKDHRELQNIERQNRRILHSKGELSEDRHKQYEEFATSYQKLLANTQSLADLLDENMPELPQDKTVQEEHGPGIDIFTPGKPGEYDLEGGIWEDEDARNFYENMVDLKAFVPAILFKDNEKSGQGKEKDDAKDGKEGKETSSTAEELELELEALDITDEPLELEGADEVENEELAKKLLDEQAEQEEEETNTTSHLKLIVDAFIQQLPNCVNRDLIDKAAMDFCMNMNTKSNRRKLVRALFTVPRQRLDLLPFYSRLVATLHPCMSDVAEDLCSMLKGDFRFHIRKKDQINIETKNKTVRFIGELAKFKMFSKTDTLHCLKMLLSDFTHHHIEMACTLLETCGRFLFRSPDSHLRTSVLLEQMMRKKQAQHLDARYVTMVENAYYYCNPPPMEKTVRKRRPPLQEYIRKLLYKDLSKVTTEKVLRQMRKLPWQDPEVKGYLICCMVNIWNVKYNSIHCVANLLAGLVAYQEDVGIHVVDGVLEDIRLGMEVNQPKFNQRRISSAKFLGELYNYRMVESAVIFRTLFSFISFGVNQDGSPSPLDPPEHLFRLRLVCTLLDTCGQYFDRGSSKRKLDCFLIYFQRYIWWKKSVDVWTKDHPFPIDIDYMISDTLELLRPKMRLCCSLDEATRQVTDLERELLVKLGMAMERDGRSSAMSEGEAMDEEEDDDDEEGGAETEEQSGNESEMNEQEEDEGSENEEEEREEEEEENTDYLTDSNKENETDDENNEVTIRGGGLKHVACAEDEDFIQALDKMMLENLQQRSGEPVKVHQLDVAIPLQLKSQLKRGGGGGGGGGGGQSCLGDAESDISETMQFVMLTRKGNKQQYKILNVPLSSHLAANHFNQQQAEQEERMRMKKLTLDINERQEQEDYQEMMQSLAQRPAPANTNRERRPRYQHPKGAPNADLIFKTGGRRR
- the upf2 gene encoding regulator of nonsense transcripts 2 isoform X2 — encoded protein: MPAERKRSVNMDEKEVGSFSNKEKDKDRDGERRVASARDKSKDEAKMSKKDGSSSKEEKRKRLEEEKKKKEEKERRKKEEEKQKAEEEQKKKEEEEKRLQEEQERKLQEDEAKRQREEEAALLKEKEEGHQLHQEAWERHHGRKELRSKNQNAHEARPEEAFFSRLDSSLKKNTAFVKKLRTLTEQQRDSLSNDFSSLNLSKYIGEAVSSVVEAKLKISDVGCAVHLCSLFHQRYAEFAPLLLQAWKKHFEARKEEKAPNVSKLRTDLRFIAELTIVGLFTDKEGLSLIYEQLKNIINTDRETHTHVSVVISFCKHCGDDIAGLVPRRVKVAAEKFGLTFPPSEIISSEKQQPFQNLLREYFTSLTKHLKKDHRELQNIERQNRRILHSKGELSEDRHKQYEEFATSYQKLLANTQSLADLLDENMPELPQDKTVQEEHGPGIDIFTPGKPGEYDLEGGIWEDEDARNFYENMVDLKAFVPAILFKDNEKSGQGKEKDDAKDGKEGKETSSTAEELELELEALDITDEPLELEGADEVENEELAKKLLDEQEQEEEETNTTSHLKLIVDAFIQQLPNCVNRDLIDKAAMDFCMNMNTKSNRRKLVRALFTVPRQRLDLLPFYSRLVATLHPCMSDVAEDLCSMLKGDFRFHIRKKDQINIETKNKTVRFIGELAKFKMFSKTDTLHCLKMLLSDFTHHHIEMACTLLETCGRFLFRSPDSHLRTSVLLEQMMRKKQAQHLDARYVTMVENAYYYCNPPPMEKTVRKRRPPLQEYIRKLLYKDLSKVTTEKVLRQMRKLPWQDPEVKGYLICCMVNIWNVKYNSIHCVANLLAGLVAYQEDVGIHVVDGVLEDIRLGMEVNQPKFNQRRISSAKFLGELYNYRMVESAVIFRTLFSFISFGVNQDGSPSPLDPPEHLFRLRLVCTLLDTCGQYFDRGSSKRKLDCFLIYFQRYIWWKKSVDVWTKDHPFPIDIDYMISDTLELLRPKMRLCCSLDEATRQVTDLERELLVKLGMAMERDGRSSAMSEGEAMDEEEDDDDEEGGAETEEQSGNESEMNEQEEDEGSENEEEEREEEEEENTDYLTDSNKENETDDENNEVTIRGGGLKHVACAEDEDFIQALDKMMLENLQQRSGEPVKVHQLDVAIPLQLKSQLKRGGGGGGGGGGGQSCLGDAESDISETMQFVMLTRKGNKQQYKILNVPLSSHLAANHFNQQQAEQEERMRMKKLTLDINERQEQEDYQEMMQSLAQRPAPANTNRERRPRYQHPKGAPNADLIFKTGGRRR